One genomic region from Rothia dentocariosa ATCC 17931 encodes:
- the radA gene encoding DNA repair protein RadA — protein sequence MAARTKTTKGTPAYRCTECGWTTAKWVGRCGECQTWGSVEEAAGGTVARTRAASSVQKPAQVIGEVDSTVAAYMSTGNPEFDRVLGGGLVPGAVILMAGEPGVGKSTLLLDVAATFARGYTPRTPAAERARAKTRDVLYVTGEESAAQVKLRADRIHAVADTLYLTSETDLGTALAHIEQVDPAMLVIDSVQTLASADVEGSAGGVTQVREVAASLIAAAKARNMCTLLVGHVTKEGTIAGPRLLEHLVDVVCQFEGDKHSNIRMLRAIKNRYGPTDEVGCFDMHEDGIAPVLDPSGMFVSRTPHPVAGTCVTVTMEGRRPLLAEVQALLDQAVAPAPRRTVAGLDSARIQMLLAVLQRRAGLNVGKLDCYVSTVGGAKISEPAADLACVMALASAAQNKPLPRKLAVFGEVGLAGEVRAVPGIRQRIAEVGRLGFTHVLVPASPTGVGQVPDGVTVREVATLGEALNLLFPQDK from the coding sequence ATGGCTGCACGCACAAAAACCACTAAAGGAACCCCCGCCTACCGCTGTACCGAATGCGGCTGGACCACTGCCAAATGGGTGGGCCGATGCGGTGAATGCCAAACCTGGGGCTCTGTCGAGGAAGCCGCCGGGGGTACCGTGGCGCGCACCCGTGCCGCATCCAGCGTGCAGAAACCGGCGCAGGTGATCGGCGAGGTAGACTCGACCGTCGCCGCCTATATGAGCACCGGAAACCCCGAATTCGACCGGGTGCTCGGTGGGGGACTGGTGCCCGGTGCCGTGATTCTGATGGCTGGCGAACCCGGTGTGGGCAAATCTACCCTGCTGCTGGATGTTGCCGCCACCTTCGCGCGCGGCTACACCCCGCGAACCCCCGCCGCTGAGCGTGCCCGCGCGAAAACCCGCGACGTGCTGTATGTGACCGGTGAGGAATCCGCCGCGCAGGTTAAGCTGCGTGCGGACCGCATCCACGCCGTCGCCGATACCCTGTACTTGACGAGCGAAACCGACCTGGGGACCGCGCTGGCGCATATTGAGCAGGTAGACCCGGCGATGCTGGTGATCGACTCGGTGCAGACCCTTGCTTCCGCGGATGTTGAGGGCAGCGCCGGAGGTGTTACGCAGGTACGCGAGGTTGCCGCATCACTGATTGCCGCCGCGAAAGCGCGCAACATGTGTACCCTGCTGGTGGGGCATGTGACCAAGGAAGGCACGATCGCCGGGCCCCGCCTGCTGGAACACCTGGTCGATGTGGTGTGCCAGTTCGAGGGCGATAAACACTCCAATATTCGCATGCTGCGCGCTATCAAAAACCGATACGGGCCCACCGATGAGGTCGGCTGCTTCGATATGCACGAGGACGGGATCGCGCCCGTGCTCGACCCGTCCGGCATGTTCGTTTCGCGCACACCGCATCCGGTGGCGGGAACCTGCGTGACCGTGACGATGGAGGGGCGCCGCCCGCTTTTGGCCGAAGTCCAGGCGCTCTTGGATCAAGCGGTGGCACCCGCGCCGAGGCGCACGGTGGCGGGGTTGGATTCGGCGCGCATCCAGATGCTTTTGGCGGTTTTGCAGCGCCGTGCCGGGCTGAACGTGGGCAAGCTCGACTGCTATGTTTCCACGGTGGGAGGTGCCAAAATCTCTGAGCCTGCCGCCGATTTGGCGTGTGTGATGGCGCTGGCATCGGCCGCGCAGAATAAGCCGCTGCCGCGTAAACTCGCGGTGTTTGGCGAGGTCGGTCTGGCGGGGGAGGTGCGTGCCGTGCCGGGTATTCGCCAGCGTATCGCCGAGGTCGGCAGGCTGGGGTTCACGCATGTGCTGGTGCCCGCATCCCCAACGGGTGTGGGGCAGGTGCCCGATGGGGTGACCGTGCGCGAGGTCGCCACCTTAGGCGAGGCGCTGAACCTGCTCTTCCCGCAGGATAAATAA
- the disA gene encoding DNA integrity scanning diadenylate cyclase DisA yields the protein MQTDYSELLLKTIAQIAPGTELREGLERILRGRTGALIVLGSDRTVTGLSSGGFTIDTEFSATRLRELAKMDGAIICDRDATRLLMAAVQLMPDATIDTNESGTRHRTAERMAIQTGFPVISVSASMSVISVYVDGTRYTVEDTQYLMARANQAIQTLESYKKRLNKVLSTLSALEIESHVTLSDVAITLQRMEMVRRIISEVSHYVLELGVNGRLVALQLEELRSPDMAGIDVILHDYLPRPTAQSISIATRALRDLTDMDIVDLTMIAQAAGFGDYELDTPLQPRGYRLLDGIATIPNTIAERLVERFGTLQALMAASLEDLRDVDGIGEHRARTVRESLSRMAESSLEKYL from the coding sequence GTGCAGACAGATTACAGTGAACTCCTCCTGAAGACCATTGCGCAGATCGCCCCCGGCACCGAGCTGCGTGAAGGGTTAGAACGCATCCTCCGCGGGCGCACAGGCGCACTCATCGTGCTCGGTTCAGACCGTACCGTCACGGGACTCTCCTCCGGTGGGTTCACCATCGACACCGAATTTTCTGCCACCCGCCTGCGTGAGCTCGCCAAAATGGACGGCGCGATCATCTGTGACCGCGACGCCACCCGCCTGCTCATGGCGGCGGTACAGCTCATGCCGGATGCAACCATCGACACCAACGAATCCGGAACCCGCCACCGCACCGCCGAACGCATGGCAATCCAGACGGGTTTCCCGGTAATCTCGGTTAGCGCATCCATGTCCGTCATTTCGGTGTATGTGGACGGCACCCGGTACACGGTCGAAGACACCCAATACCTGATGGCGCGCGCCAACCAGGCAATCCAGACCCTTGAAAGCTATAAGAAGCGCCTCAACAAGGTGCTTTCCACGCTGTCCGCACTCGAAATCGAATCACACGTTACGCTCAGCGATGTCGCTATCACTCTGCAGCGCATGGAGATGGTGCGGCGCATTATCTCTGAAGTCAGTCACTATGTGCTTGAACTCGGTGTGAACGGTCGCCTGGTGGCGCTTCAGCTCGAAGAGCTCCGCAGCCCCGATATGGCGGGTATCGACGTTATTCTGCATGACTATCTGCCGCGGCCCACCGCGCAAAGCATCTCCATAGCAACTCGGGCTCTGCGCGACCTTACCGACATGGATATTGTGGACCTCACTATGATCGCCCAGGCCGCAGGGTTCGGCGATTACGAGCTCGACACTCCCCTGCAGCCGCGCGGCTACCGCCTGCTTGACGGCATCGCCACTATTCCGAACACAATTGCCGAACGCCTCGTTGAACGGTTCGGCACTTTGCAGGCGCTCATGGCCGCATCCCTGGAAGATCTGCGTGATGTTGATGGTATAGGCGAGCATCGTGCCCGCACCGTGCGCGAATCGCTCTCCCGTATGGCGGAAAGCAGCCTCGAAAAATACCTCTAA